The Salvelinus alpinus chromosome 28, SLU_Salpinus.1, whole genome shotgun sequence genome includes a window with the following:
- the LOC139557078 gene encoding serine/arginine-rich splicing factor 6-like: MPRVYVGKLSYHAREKDIQRFFNGYGKLMEIDLKNGYGFVEFEDNRDADDAVYELNGKELCGERVTVEHARGPRRDQDGYSGGGGGRSSSGYSSSRSRTGRDKYGPPVRTEYRLIVENLSSRCSWQDLKDFMRQAGEVTYADAHKERTNEGVIEFGSRSDMRRALDKLDGTDINGRKIRLVEEKSRRRRSYSGSRSRSRSRRRSRSRSSRSRSNSRSRSHSRSKRRRSRSGRKSRSRKSRSRSRTSKSRSRSDKSKSRSKSRSKVKSERDSSSPSKEKLASKKSRSRSASPMGNGKKEPSSPSPSPAADRRSKSPDKRSVSRSPSRSRSRSASRD; encoded by the exons ATGCCCCGCGTCTATGTTGGAAAACTAAGTTATCATGCTCGAGAAAAAGACATTCAGCGGTTTTTCAATGGCTACGGAAAGCTCATGGAAATTGATCTGAAAAATGG atatgGCTTTGTAGAGTTTGAGGACAATCGCGATGCGGATGACGCTGTGTATGAACTGAATGGCAAGGAGTTGTGCGGGGAGCGTGTGACCGTGGAACATGCAAGAGGACCGCGGCGCGACCAAGATGGATATAGTGGTGGCGGGGGTGGTCGCA GTAGTAGTGgttacagcagcagcagaagCCGCACTGGCAGGGATAAGTACGGGCCACCTGTCCGTACGGAGTACCGGCTGATCGTTGAGAATCTGTCCAGCCGCTGCAGCTGGCAGGATCTGAAG GATTTCATGCGCCAGGCTGGAGAGGTCACGTACGCTGATGCCCACAAGGAGCGTACCAACGAGGGTGTCATCGAGTTCGGCTCGCGTTCGGACATGAGGAGGGCCCTGGACAAGCTGGACGGCACGGACATCAACGGGAGGAAGATCCGCCTGGTGGAGGAAAAGTCTCGCCGCCGCCGCTCCTACTCTGGCAGCCGCTCCAG GTCTCGCAGCAGACGTCGCTCTCGTAGCAGGAGCAGCCGCTCCAGGAGTAACTCCAGGTCCCG ATCCCATTCTCGCAGCAAGAGACGTCGCTCTAGATCTGGAAGGAAGTCCCGTTCCCGCAAGTCTCGTTCCCGCTCTCGCACCAGCAAATCCAGATCCCGCTCCGACAAAAGCAAGTCCCGTTCCAAGAGCCGTTCCAAGGTGAAATCCGAGCGGGATTCCAGCAGCCCCTCCAAGGAGAAGTTGGCCAGCAAGAAGTCCCGTAGCCGCTCGGCGTCCCCCATGGGGAATGGGAAGAAGGAGCCGTCCTCTCCCTCCCCGTCCCCAGCAGCTGACCGTCGCTCCAAGTCTCCGGACAAGCGATCTGTCTCCCGCTCCCCATCTCGCTCCAGGTCTAGATCAGCTTCCCGAGATTAA